The following proteins are encoded in a genomic region of Arachis ipaensis cultivar K30076 chromosome B02, Araip1.1, whole genome shotgun sequence:
- the LOC107625777 gene encoding chlorophyll synthase, chloroplastic, with translation MASLSLNMVSVPPRTTTISCTRTRVPSLPFSFTRRRLTIRATETDTNNVKSQAPDKAPSKDGSSINQLLGIKGAAQESNKWKIRLQLTKPVTWPPLVWGVVCGAAASGNFHWTIEDVAKSIVCMLMSGPFLTGYTQTINDWYDREIDAINEPYRPIPSGAISENEVITQIWVLLLGGLGLAGLLDVWAGHDFPIVFYLAVGGSLLSYIYSAPPLKLKQNGWIGNFALGASYISLPWWAGQALFGTLTPDIIVLTLLYSIAGLGIAIVNDFKSIEGDRALGLQSLPVAFGTETAKWICVGAIDITQLSVAGYLLATGKQYYALALLGLIIPQVVFQFQYFLKDPVKYDVKYQASAQPFLVLGLLVTALATSH, from the exons ATGGCTTCACTTTCTCTCAACATGGTTTCAGTTCCACCAAGAACAACAACAATCTCATGCACAAGAACAAGGGTGCCTTCACTTCCTTTCTCATTCACTA GGAGGAGATTAACTATTAGAGCAACAGAAACCGATACAAATAATG TTAAGTCTCAGGCACCGGATAAGGCTCCTTCGAAAGACGGTTCAAGCATCAATCAGCTTCTTGGTATTAAAGGAGCTGCTCAAGAATCA AATAAATGGAAGATTCGCCTTCAACTTACAAAACCTGTCACTTGGCCTCCGTTGGTTTGGGGTGTAGTCTGTGGCGCCGCTGCTTCTG GAAATTTTCATTGGACTATTGAGGATGTTGCTAAATCAATTGTGTGCATGTTGATGTCTGGCCCGTTTCTAACAGGATATACTCAG ACTATAAATGATTGGTATGACCGAGAGATCGATGCAATAAATGAACCTTATCGACCAATTCCTTCTGGGGCTATATCTGAGAACGAG GTTATCACTCAAATATGGGTGCTGCTACTAGGAGGTCTTGGCTTGGCAGGCCTATTAGACGTATGG GCAGGACATGACTTCCCCATAGTTTTTTACCTTGCCGTGGGTGGATCACTTCTGTCATACATATATTCTGCTCCTCCTTTGAAG TTAAAACAAAATGGATGGATCGGAAACTTTGCCCTCGGAGCAAGTTACATCAGCTTACCATG GTGGGCTGGTCAGGCTTTGTTTGGGACACTCACACCCGACATTATTGTCCTGACGTTGCTATACAGCATTGCTGGA TTGGGCATTGCCATTGTCAATGACTTCAAGAGTATTGAAGGGGATAGAGCTCTTGGGCTTCAG TCTCTTCCGGTTGCTTTCGGTACTGAAACTGCAAAATGGATTTGTGTTGGTGCTATTGACATTACACAATTATCTGTTGCTG GGTATCTTCTTGCGACTGGTAAACAGTACTATGCACTGGCTTTACTCGGCTTGATAATTCCGCAAGTCGTATTTCAG TTCCAATACTTTCTCAAGGACCCTGTGAAGTATGATGTTAAATATCAG GCTAGTGCACAGCCATTCCTGGTGCTTGGTCTTCTGGTTACTGCTCTTGCAACAAGCCACTGA